The following coding sequences lie in one Globicephala melas chromosome 15, mGloMel1.2, whole genome shotgun sequence genomic window:
- the NRSN2 gene encoding neurensin-2 isoform X1, translated as MGQSDEEFEGLHEGVGSRDMMGSPRGAWGLRERTELLEGDQGSQSCRGPKSAEPALRARRRPPTRVTPAPQLRRRRQHNLLLLCSRSRSRSAETADGEGPRMPSCERPCGCSRGPNVEDGKWYGVRSYLHLFYEDCAGTPLSDDPEGPPVLCRHRRWPSLCWKISLSSGTLLLLLGLAALTTGYAVPPKLEGIGEGEFLVLDQRAADYNKALGTCRLAGTVLCGAAGILLAICMFWATTGWLSQDPKAEPLDTETDGHMEVFGDELEQQLSPIFHDTSGRSWFSPPASHFGQSSVQTIQPKRDF; from the exons ATGGGACAGTCAGACGAGGAGTTTGAGGGACTGCATGAGGGGGTGGGGTCGAGGGATATGATGGGGTCCCCGCGAGGGGCCTGGGGTCTCAGAGAGAGAACAGAACTCTTGGAAGGGGACCAGGGCTCGCAATCCTGCAGGGGTCCGAAATCTGCAGAGCCAGCCCTCAGGGCGCGCCGGCGCCCCCCCACCCGtgtcacccccgccccccaactgCGGCGCAGGCGCCAACACAACCTGCTTCTGCTCTGCTCGCGTTCCCGCTCCCGCTCGGCGGAGACTGCGGACGGAGAG GGACCCAGGATGCCAAGCTGCGAGCGTCCCTGTGGCTGCAGCCGAGGCCCCAACGTGGAAGATGGCAAGTGGTATGGGGTCCGCTCCTATCTGCACCTCTTCTACGAGGACTGTGCAGGTACCCCCCTCAGCGATGACCCTGAGGGGCCTCCTGTACTGTGCCGTCACCGACGTTGGCCCTCACTGTGCTGGAAG ATCAGCTTATCCTCAGGTACCCTGCTTCTGCTACTGGGTTTGGCAGCCCTGACCACTGGCTATGCAGTGCCCCCCAAGTTGGAGGGCATCGGAGAGGGCGAGTTCCTGGTGTTGGATCAGCGGGCAGCCGACTACAACAAGGCCCTGGGCACCTGCCGCCTGGCCGGCACAGTGCTCTGCGGGGCAGCCGGGATCTTGCTGGCCATCTGCATGTTCTGGGCCACGACTGGCTGGCTGAGCCAGGACCCCAAGGCAGAACCCTTGGACACTGAAACCGATGGCCACATGGAGGTCTTCGGGGATGAGCTGGAGCAGCAGTTGTCCCCCATTTTCCATGACACCAGTGGCCGGTCTTGGTTCTCACCACCCGCCAGCCACTTTGGGCAATCCTCTGTGCAGACCATCCAGCCCAAGAGGGACTTTTGA
- the NRSN2 gene encoding neurensin-2 isoform X2, with translation MPSCERPCGCSRGPNVEDGKWYGVRSYLHLFYEDCAGTPLSDDPEGPPVLCRHRRWPSLCWKISLSSGTLLLLLGLAALTTGYAVPPKLEGIGEGEFLVLDQRAADYNKALGTCRLAGTVLCGAAGILLAICMFWATTGWLSQDPKAEPLDTETDGHMEVFGDELEQQLSPIFHDTSGRSWFSPPASHFGQSSVQTIQPKRDF, from the exons ATGCCAAGCTGCGAGCGTCCCTGTGGCTGCAGCCGAGGCCCCAACGTGGAAGATGGCAAGTGGTATGGGGTCCGCTCCTATCTGCACCTCTTCTACGAGGACTGTGCAGGTACCCCCCTCAGCGATGACCCTGAGGGGCCTCCTGTACTGTGCCGTCACCGACGTTGGCCCTCACTGTGCTGGAAG ATCAGCTTATCCTCAGGTACCCTGCTTCTGCTACTGGGTTTGGCAGCCCTGACCACTGGCTATGCAGTGCCCCCCAAGTTGGAGGGCATCGGAGAGGGCGAGTTCCTGGTGTTGGATCAGCGGGCAGCCGACTACAACAAGGCCCTGGGCACCTGCCGCCTGGCCGGCACAGTGCTCTGCGGGGCAGCCGGGATCTTGCTGGCCATCTGCATGTTCTGGGCCACGACTGGCTGGCTGAGCCAGGACCCCAAGGCAGAACCCTTGGACACTGAAACCGATGGCCACATGGAGGTCTTCGGGGATGAGCTGGAGCAGCAGTTGTCCCCCATTTTCCATGACACCAGTGGCCGGTCTTGGTTCTCACCACCCGCCAGCCACTTTGGGCAATCCTCTGTGCAGACCATCCAGCCCAAGAGGGACTTTTGA